The Spirosoma foliorum genome has a window encoding:
- the rpe gene encoding ribulose-phosphate 3-epimerase yields the protein MTQPFIAPSLLAADFANLQKELDLINRSEADYLHFDVMDGLFVPNISFGFPLLETAKKYCQKPLDVHLMIVQPERYLEAFAEGGASVIHVHYEACTHLHRTLSQIRELGCRAGVALNPHTPISVLEDVLEQIDVVLIMSVNPGFGGQTFIPHTIQKITKLKQLLTANRSAALIEVDGGVGEKNAPTLLNAGADILVAGNSVFRANDPLEAIRQLKNSRQPTIA from the coding sequence ATGACTCAGCCTTTCATTGCCCCTTCGCTACTGGCCGCCGACTTTGCTAATCTGCAAAAAGAGCTGGATTTAATAAACCGCAGCGAGGCCGATTATCTTCATTTCGACGTAATGGATGGCTTGTTTGTTCCTAACATTTCTTTTGGTTTTCCACTGCTAGAAACGGCAAAAAAATATTGCCAGAAACCGCTGGATGTGCATTTGATGATTGTACAACCGGAACGTTATCTGGAAGCTTTTGCCGAAGGGGGCGCATCGGTTATTCACGTACATTATGAAGCCTGCACGCACCTCCACCGAACGCTTAGCCAAATTCGGGAATTAGGTTGCCGGGCCGGAGTGGCTCTTAATCCACATACCCCAATTTCCGTCCTTGAAGATGTTCTGGAGCAGATTGATGTTGTTTTAATCATGTCTGTAAATCCGGGCTTCGGGGGGCAAACGTTTATACCCCATACGATTCAGAAAATAACGAAGTTAAAGCAATTACTAACAGCAAATCGATCGGCGGCTCTGATTGAAGTTGACGGAGGGGTTGGCGAAAAAAACGCTCCAACCTTACTCAACGCTGGCGCTGATATACTGGTAGCGGGCAATTCCGTTTTCAGAGCCAACGATCCGCTGGAGGCAATCCGTCAATTAAAAAATAGCCGTCAGCCTACAATAGCCTGA
- a CDS encoding sugar phosphate isomerase/epimerase family protein — translation MFTIDRKTFLKEISLLAGASLMSGSTTLAMELAKEKSAIKLGFVTYLWGKDWDLPTLIKNCTDTNIRGVELRVEHAHKVMPDLNSAQRQEVKKRFMDSPVQLVGLGTNQQFDFVDQAKLKESIERSKEFIRLSADVGGTGVKVKPNALHKEVPTEKTLMQIGEALNELARYGADFGQQVRLEVHGEETQELPAIKQIMDVATHPNATICWNCNPQDLNGKGFASNFNLVKNRFGATCHVRELDRTDYPYQELLTNLVKMNYKGWVLLECHTNPADKVASMKEQRAVFDRMIAKA, via the coding sequence ATGTTTACTATCGATAGAAAAACATTCCTGAAAGAAATCTCATTACTGGCTGGGGCCTCTCTTATGTCAGGATCAACAACCCTGGCTATGGAACTTGCTAAGGAAAAATCGGCGATTAAGTTGGGGTTTGTGACCTATCTGTGGGGTAAAGATTGGGATTTGCCTACGCTGATTAAAAACTGTACGGATACAAACATACGTGGTGTCGAATTACGTGTAGAACATGCGCATAAGGTAATGCCTGACCTGAATTCGGCGCAGCGACAGGAGGTTAAAAAGAGATTTATGGATAGCCCCGTTCAGCTTGTTGGACTGGGGACAAACCAGCAATTCGATTTTGTGGATCAAGCTAAACTGAAAGAATCGATTGAACGGTCAAAAGAATTTATTCGGTTGAGTGCCGACGTGGGCGGAACAGGCGTAAAAGTGAAACCGAATGCGCTCCATAAAGAAGTACCTACCGAAAAAACACTAATGCAAATCGGCGAAGCGCTCAATGAGCTTGCTCGCTATGGGGCAGACTTTGGACAGCAGGTCCGGCTGGAAGTTCACGGGGAGGAAACACAGGAGTTGCCTGCTATTAAGCAGATTATGGATGTGGCTACCCATCCGAATGCGACCATTTGCTGGAATTGCAACCCGCAGGATTTGAATGGCAAAGGTTTCGCATCCAATTTCAACTTAGTCAAAAACCGATTTGGCGCTACCTGCCATGTTCGTGAACTCGACAGAACCGACTATCCTTATCAGGAATTATTGACTAATCTGGTGAAAATGAACTACAAAGGCTGGGTACTCCTTGAATGCCATACCAATCCAGCCGATAAAGTAGCCTCAATGAAAGAGCAGCGAGCGGTGTTCGATCGGATGATTGCCAAGGCGTAG
- the dapA gene encoding 4-hydroxy-tetrahydrodipicolinate synthase: protein MDTKFHGVGVAIVTPFNADLSIDYDGFGRIIRHISDGGVRYIVLQGTTGESPTVTKQEKKQLLQYLKENNPKKLPIVFGVGGNVTSEVVSGMKDIDFEGVDAILSVCPYYNKPGKRGVIEHFTRIADASPVPVILYNIPFRTGINMSAETICELAQHPNIIGVKEASCVIEQCMEIVRDKPDDFLLISGDDVQGVPIISIGGVGVMSVVANALPAKFSGMIEAALQGDFAFAQKELGHFLRIDPLLYEEGNPVGIKNVLEIMGLISAEVRLPLMKASDDLSERQRAVLQRDGLLELVA from the coding sequence ATGGATACTAAATTCCATGGCGTAGGTGTTGCCATTGTGACACCTTTCAATGCCGACCTGTCTATTGATTACGACGGCTTCGGCCGCATCATTCGACACATCTCCGATGGCGGTGTGCGTTACATTGTCCTGCAGGGCACTACTGGCGAATCGCCTACGGTGACTAAACAGGAAAAGAAACAGTTGTTGCAATACCTTAAGGAAAATAACCCGAAGAAACTCCCTATTGTATTTGGCGTGGGCGGAAACGTTACGTCTGAGGTTGTGTCGGGGATGAAAGATATTGATTTTGAAGGCGTCGATGCTATTCTGTCGGTTTGCCCATATTATAATAAACCCGGTAAACGGGGCGTTATCGAGCATTTTACCCGAATCGCCGATGCAAGTCCGGTACCCGTTATCCTGTACAATATTCCGTTTCGGACTGGTATCAATATGTCGGCCGAAACGATTTGTGAACTCGCGCAGCACCCAAACATCATTGGCGTAAAAGAAGCATCGTGTGTGATTGAGCAGTGCATGGAAATTGTTCGCGATAAGCCAGATGACTTCCTGCTCATTTCGGGAGATGACGTGCAGGGTGTCCCCATTATCAGCATCGGTGGAGTAGGGGTTATGTCGGTGGTTGCCAATGCACTACCTGCTAAGTTCAGTGGTATGATTGAAGCTGCTTTGCAAGGCGATTTTGCCTTTGCTCAGAAAGAACTCGGTCATTTCCTGCGTATTGATCCGCTCTTGTACGAAGAAGGAAATCCTGTAGGTATTAAAAATGTTCTGGAAATTATGGGCTTGATTTCGGCTGAAGTCCGGCTACCGCTTATGAAAGCTTCCGACGATCTGAGCGAACGCCAACGAGCTGTGCTTCAACGCGATGGTCTGCTGGAATTGGTAGCTTAA
- a CDS encoding DUF3782 domain-containing protein, protein MESTTSFDEIKKILTRTAELTERNAKLIGDLGNKFGSFTEGMAFPAMEKVLRERFGMTTVTTRYKTQKGSDTIEIDVLGIANGAVNTVVVVEVKSHLKRRDIEQLLKVLDRFADYFPEQKGKKLYGILAFVDASDNVIQEAEKSGLYVARIHDELFDLLPLNGFLPKDFSQVTLKQ, encoded by the coding sequence ATGGAGTCGACTACTAGCTTTGATGAAATAAAGAAAATCCTCACGCGTACCGCTGAGCTTACCGAACGTAATGCTAAGCTCATTGGCGATCTGGGTAACAAATTTGGGAGCTTTACAGAAGGCATGGCGTTTCCGGCAATGGAAAAAGTACTTCGGGAGCGATTTGGTATGACCACTGTTACAACGCGTTATAAAACGCAGAAGGGCAGCGACACCATTGAAATTGATGTGCTCGGTATTGCTAATGGAGCAGTCAATACGGTGGTGGTTGTGGAAGTTAAAAGCCATCTGAAGCGACGGGATATTGAGCAGTTGCTAAAAGTCCTGGACCGCTTTGCCGATTATTTTCCAGAACAAAAAGGTAAAAAACTGTACGGAATTTTAGCATTCGTGGATGCCTCTGATAATGTCATTCAAGAGGCTGAAAAATCCGGATTATATGTCGCTCGAATTCATGATGAGCTTTTTGACCTATTGCCTCTGAATGGTTTTTTGCCAAAAGACTTTTCTCAAGTTACTCTGAAGCAATAA
- a CDS encoding alpha-amylase family glycosyl hydrolase, with translation MIKLYLAILFSSLLLITACKNSSQNQTENSPSDTTASAAPPTPDWAKNATVYEVNTRQFSPQGNFKAIEAQLPRLKEMGVDIIWLMPIYPISQETKKGVQASPYAITDFKTINPDYGTMADFKSLVNRAHALGLRVILDWVASHTAQDHSWVKEHPDWYVTEKGKMVSPTNYQTGKPTNWLSVVKLNYDNPDLRKSMTEAMQYWVKEADIDGYRCNAAGYVPNSFWNSLRPQLDKIKTVFMLAEWEADPDQFRGCFNMNYGWSMYNLMKSVAKGVSTADKIDSLRDANQKLFPKWYYQMLFTQNHDENTNNGTLDESFGPGADAFIVLSSTLEGMPLVYNGMESNLNKRLAVSDKDTIAWDGYSKSDFFKTLLTLKHRNKALWNGLSGGNAVKIITDHDDQVYAFHRQRDNDRVVVLLNLSGKPQTVHLSGDGYAGTYAEIFSHQSVELKAEMAVTLKPWEYRVLTN, from the coding sequence ATGATTAAATTATATCTGGCCATTTTGTTCAGTTCGCTCCTTCTGATCACGGCTTGTAAAAATTCTTCCCAGAATCAAACAGAGAATTCCCCCTCTGATACGACTGCCTCAGCCGCTCCGCCAACACCCGACTGGGCTAAGAATGCGACTGTTTACGAAGTAAATACACGCCAGTTTTCGCCACAGGGGAATTTTAAGGCCATTGAAGCCCAACTGCCCCGGCTGAAAGAGATGGGTGTAGATATTATCTGGCTGATGCCGATTTATCCCATTAGTCAGGAAACAAAAAAAGGAGTACAAGCCAGTCCTTACGCGATAACCGATTTCAAAACGATTAATCCAGACTATGGGACAATGGCAGACTTTAAATCATTGGTTAACCGGGCTCATGCACTGGGGCTGCGGGTTATTCTTGATTGGGTTGCCAGCCATACGGCTCAGGATCATAGCTGGGTAAAAGAACACCCAGACTGGTACGTGACAGAAAAAGGCAAAATGGTTTCTCCCACTAATTATCAGACGGGTAAACCAACCAACTGGCTTAGCGTGGTTAAACTTAATTACGACAATCCAGACCTACGAAAAAGCATGACTGAAGCCATGCAATATTGGGTCAAGGAAGCCGATATTGACGGCTATCGCTGCAATGCAGCGGGCTACGTTCCCAATTCTTTCTGGAACTCGCTACGCCCTCAGTTAGACAAGATCAAGACTGTATTTATGTTAGCCGAATGGGAAGCTGATCCAGATCAGTTTCGAGGCTGTTTTAACATGAATTACGGTTGGAGCATGTATAACCTGATGAAATCCGTAGCCAAAGGTGTTAGTACTGCCGACAAGATTGACTCCCTACGCGACGCCAATCAGAAACTGTTTCCAAAGTGGTATTATCAGATGCTGTTCACGCAGAATCATGATGAGAATACCAACAATGGTACGCTAGACGAATCGTTTGGCCCCGGAGCCGACGCATTCATTGTTTTAAGCAGTACGCTCGAAGGCATGCCGCTGGTCTACAATGGAATGGAATCTAACCTAAATAAACGGTTGGCTGTTTCGGATAAAGACACGATAGCCTGGGACGGCTATTCTAAAAGCGATTTCTTCAAAACCCTGCTCACGCTAAAACATCGCAACAAGGCGCTCTGGAATGGGCTGTCTGGTGGCAATGCGGTGAAAATAATAACGGATCATGACGATCAGGTGTATGCTTTTCATCGTCAGCGCGATAATGATCGTGTTGTTGTTTTACTTAACTTAAGCGGGAAACCCCAAACAGTACATTTATCGGGTGATGGTTACGCAGGTACGTATGCAGAAATATTTAGTCACCAGTCGGTAGAGTTAAAAGCCGAAATGGCTGTAACTTTAAAACCGTGGGAATACCGAGTGCTAACAAACTAG
- a CDS encoding OmpA family protein: MRVWSILAVIFSVASSIGLAQTTDAQQRAASPTNLLSTEKDAIQWASRVVGVSSEKKGEPTGEQYKASQALGRPSKVPEMGESPCAWAPFYADGTADEWIQVGFENPIQARQIIVAENVNPGSVVKVIVIDEKGKEHTVYQATSVQARQDPLLRIFPKDSAFLCTQLKVVINGAALKGMNQIDAIGISEDTKPLTVGINVSKNTPKDIQKENLGKTVNSPGQEVAPVISPDGRTLYFTRNFNKANMGAPDRQDVWYSTLESASNGNPPGWSEAVNIGPPINNNGDNAISGMAPDGRTAYLINVYRPDGGMSFGISKSIRTKAGWSQPVECRIANNYNLHEKNQLEFCVSPDGKAIILAVQRKDTRGNRDLYVSLLKPDNSWSEPVSLGGVVNTAEFESSPFLAADGRTLYFTSAGHPGYGNGDIFVSRRQDDSWGNWSEPENLGPSINTNEWDGYFTIPASGDFAYLSSRAGSLGEDDIFRLRLFPAIKPDPVAIISGQVLDSQSKKPVASEVASGLFGDSKEISKVDYNPETGEYKMILPTQKVYNLKAKKEGYFTTTETLDLSKDKRFRDIKRTLYLVKIEPGQKIVMREVLFQQSQFTLLPGANTELDQVVSMLEKYPTMELLIEGHTDNQGDWEPNMKLSEDRVRVVKEYLISKGISEKRIQTKAWGPSKPVASNETEEKRKQNRRVEFTILKL, encoded by the coding sequence ATGCGAGTCTGGAGCATTTTAGCGGTCATATTTAGCGTAGCCAGTTCGATTGGTCTTGCGCAAACAACTGATGCGCAACAGCGAGCCGCCAGCCCTACCAATCTGCTATCCACCGAAAAAGACGCCATACAATGGGCCAGTCGGGTTGTGGGTGTATCATCTGAGAAAAAAGGCGAACCTACCGGCGAGCAATACAAAGCCTCTCAGGCACTGGGCCGCCCTAGTAAAGTCCCTGAAATGGGCGAAAGTCCCTGTGCATGGGCACCTTTTTACGCCGATGGCACAGCCGATGAATGGATTCAGGTAGGATTTGAAAATCCTATTCAGGCCCGGCAAATTATTGTGGCAGAAAATGTAAATCCCGGATCAGTGGTAAAAGTCATCGTGATTGATGAAAAAGGGAAAGAGCATACTGTTTATCAGGCCACCAGTGTTCAGGCGCGTCAGGACCCTTTACTACGAATTTTCCCCAAGGACTCGGCTTTTTTATGTACGCAACTTAAAGTGGTCATCAATGGAGCGGCTCTGAAAGGAATGAATCAGATTGATGCCATTGGAATTTCTGAAGATACGAAACCACTTACGGTAGGCATCAACGTTTCGAAAAACACGCCTAAGGACATTCAGAAGGAAAATCTCGGAAAAACAGTAAACTCGCCGGGCCAGGAAGTGGCTCCTGTTATCTCACCCGATGGGCGGACGTTGTACTTCACCCGGAATTTCAACAAAGCAAATATGGGGGCACCTGATCGTCAGGACGTCTGGTACTCTACGCTGGAATCGGCGTCAAACGGCAACCCGCCTGGTTGGAGCGAAGCGGTCAATATTGGGCCGCCCATCAATAACAATGGTGACAATGCCATTAGCGGAATGGCTCCAGATGGACGAACGGCTTACCTCATTAATGTATATCGCCCCGATGGAGGGATGTCGTTTGGCATTTCGAAGTCCATTCGGACCAAAGCCGGTTGGTCGCAGCCAGTCGAGTGCCGAATTGCCAACAACTATAACCTGCACGAAAAAAATCAACTTGAGTTTTGTGTATCGCCCGATGGGAAGGCAATTATCTTAGCTGTACAGCGAAAAGATACCCGTGGTAATCGTGATCTCTATGTTTCGCTTCTAAAACCGGATAATTCCTGGTCGGAGCCGGTATCGTTGGGTGGCGTTGTAAACACCGCCGAGTTTGAGAGTTCGCCTTTTTTAGCTGCCGACGGCCGAACACTTTACTTTACCTCTGCCGGGCATCCTGGTTATGGGAATGGCGATATTTTTGTCAGCCGCCGACAAGATGACTCCTGGGGAAACTGGAGTGAACCCGAAAACCTTGGGCCATCTATCAACACCAACGAATGGGACGGTTATTTTACCATTCCGGCCTCCGGCGATTTTGCGTACCTGAGTTCGCGAGCTGGTTCGCTGGGAGAAGATGACATTTTTCGTCTGCGACTATTTCCTGCCATAAAGCCAGATCCCGTTGCCATTATATCCGGGCAAGTGCTGGACTCTCAAAGCAAAAAGCCAGTGGCCTCCGAAGTAGCATCGGGTCTATTTGGCGATTCGAAAGAGATCTCTAAAGTAGATTACAATCCTGAAACGGGCGAGTATAAAATGATTCTCCCTACGCAGAAGGTTTACAATCTAAAAGCAAAAAAAGAGGGCTACTTTACCACCACCGAAACCCTTGATTTAAGCAAAGACAAGCGATTCCGGGATATTAAGCGGACGCTTTATCTGGTAAAAATTGAGCCAGGCCAAAAAATCGTCATGCGCGAGGTGCTGTTTCAGCAAAGCCAATTTACTCTACTTCCAGGAGCTAACACAGAACTGGATCAGGTCGTATCAATGCTGGAAAAATACCCGACAATGGAACTGCTAATCGAAGGCCATACGGATAATCAGGGCGATTGGGAACCTAATATGAAGCTTTCTGAAGACCGTGTTCGGGTTGTAAAAGAGTACCTGATCAGCAAAGGAATTTCCGAAAAACGCATCCAGACCAAGGCGTGGGGACCGAGTAAACCGGTTGCCAGCAACGAAACCGAAGAGAAACGGAAACAGAATCGACGCGTCGAATTCACGATTCTCAAATTATAA
- the ligA gene encoding NAD-dependent DNA ligase LigA, translated as MTPQERIAELTDRLNYYTHQYYQNSISEVDDFTFDQLLAELADLETQYPEFRQPESPTARVGGTISKEFATVYHRFPMLSLGNTYSEEDLIEFDKRVQKGLNNQPYEYICELKFDGVALSMTYENGLLVQGATRGDGVRGDDITNNVRTIRTVPLRVVGEGRGASSAERGEVGTEVGGQSGSQITIAFADHTPQVPTPLPPALFEVRGEGFLPLAEFNRINKEREDIGEPLLANPRNAASGTFKQQDSGAVAKRRLDCYVYSFLSDQDIFQTHEESLIAMKQWGFNVSPTWQKCTNIQEVMQYINQWEEKRFTLPLGTDGIVIKVNRYDQQRELGYTAKSPRWAISFKYKALAASTVLTGIRYQVGRTGSVTPVALLTPVLLAGTTVKRASLHNANEIERLGVRLYDTVFVEKGGEIIPKITGVDLNRRTDQSQPIVYPTTCPACGTPLIRKEGEANHYCPNERGCPPQRQTRFEHFIQRRAMNIESLGEGKIEMLIDRGLVETPADLYSLTSEQLLGIEKVFLDEETGKKRIVSFREKTVENILTAIERSKAQPFQNVLFALGIRYVGNTTAEKLVDYFGSMDAIMKASQEELLAVPDTGPRIAESVVTWFADEYNRAFVEQLRAAGLQFAGEKKVVEQEGDALAGKTFLYTGTFANFSREELENRIEANGGRLLSGISKKLNYLIVGENAGPSKIDKAQKLNVQMIGEDEFLAMLEV; from the coding sequence ATGACACCCCAGGAGCGTATAGCCGAATTAACCGATCGTCTGAATTATTATACTCACCAATACTACCAAAATAGTATTTCGGAGGTAGATGATTTTACATTCGATCAACTCCTGGCCGAATTGGCCGATCTTGAAACACAATACCCCGAATTTCGCCAGCCTGAATCGCCAACAGCGCGGGTTGGTGGCACAATTAGCAAGGAGTTCGCAACGGTTTATCACCGTTTTCCAATGTTATCGCTGGGAAATACCTATTCCGAAGAGGACCTGATTGAGTTTGATAAGCGGGTCCAGAAGGGATTGAATAATCAGCCCTACGAATACATCTGTGAACTCAAATTCGATGGTGTAGCCTTGAGCATGACCTATGAGAACGGCTTGCTGGTACAGGGTGCTACCCGCGGAGATGGTGTTCGGGGCGACGACATTACGAATAATGTTCGAACAATTCGAACTGTCCCCTTACGTGTGGTAGGTGAGGGGCGCGGAGCAAGCAGCGCAGAGCGGGGTGAAGTGGGCACAGAGGTCGGCGGACAAAGTGGTAGCCAGATCACGATTGCCTTTGCTGATCATACACCCCAGGTCCCAACTCCTTTACCCCCTGCTCTTTTTGAAGTGCGTGGCGAAGGTTTTTTGCCATTGGCTGAGTTTAATCGGATCAATAAAGAGCGCGAAGACATTGGCGAACCCTTGTTGGCCAATCCGCGCAATGCCGCTTCGGGTACGTTCAAACAACAGGATTCCGGGGCGGTGGCTAAACGCCGACTTGATTGCTATGTCTATTCGTTTTTATCGGACCAAGACATTTTTCAGACCCATGAAGAAAGCCTGATTGCGATGAAGCAATGGGGATTCAATGTCTCGCCAACCTGGCAAAAATGCACCAACATTCAGGAGGTGATGCAATACATCAACCAGTGGGAAGAAAAACGGTTTACGTTGCCACTGGGTACAGATGGGATTGTAATCAAAGTAAATCGCTACGATCAGCAGCGGGAGTTGGGCTATACAGCAAAAAGTCCGCGTTGGGCCATCTCGTTTAAATATAAGGCATTAGCTGCCAGTACCGTTTTAACCGGTATTCGGTATCAGGTTGGCCGTACAGGATCGGTCACGCCCGTTGCCTTGCTTACCCCCGTCCTACTGGCAGGAACCACCGTGAAACGAGCATCCTTGCACAACGCGAACGAAATTGAACGCCTGGGAGTACGGCTATACGACACTGTATTTGTGGAGAAAGGTGGCGAGATCATTCCGAAAATAACTGGTGTAGATCTGAATAGGCGTACCGATCAAAGCCAGCCCATTGTTTACCCCACAACCTGTCCTGCCTGTGGCACCCCCTTGATTCGGAAGGAAGGCGAAGCCAACCACTATTGCCCCAATGAGCGCGGATGTCCACCGCAACGACAGACCCGATTCGAGCATTTTATCCAGCGTCGGGCTATGAATATCGAGAGCCTGGGCGAAGGCAAGATTGAAATGCTCATTGATCGGGGACTAGTGGAAACGCCAGCCGATCTCTATTCACTGACCAGCGAACAACTGCTAGGGATTGAGAAAGTATTCCTTGATGAAGAGACTGGAAAAAAACGGATTGTTAGTTTTCGAGAAAAAACCGTTGAGAATATTCTAACAGCCATTGAACGGTCGAAAGCGCAACCCTTTCAGAATGTGCTATTTGCGCTGGGTATTCGTTATGTAGGCAACACAACTGCCGAAAAACTGGTAGATTATTTTGGGTCGATGGATGCTATTATGAAGGCTAGCCAGGAGGAGTTACTGGCTGTTCCGGATACGGGTCCACGCATTGCCGAGAGTGTGGTAACGTGGTTTGCCGATGAGTACAATCGGGCGTTCGTAGAGCAATTGCGGGCGGCTGGATTGCAGTTTGCTGGCGAGAAAAAAGTGGTTGAACAGGAAGGAGATGCACTGGCTGGGAAGACCTTTCTGTATACGGGCACATTCGCCAATTTCAGCCGTGAAGAGCTGGAAAACCGTATTGAAGCCAATGGCGGAAGACTGCTCAGCGGTATTTCCAAAAAGCTGAATTACCTCATTGTGGGCGAGAATGCGGGTCCATCCAAGATCGATAAAGCACAAAAACTCAATGTGCAAATGATTGGCGAAGACGAATTCCTGGCGATGCTGGAGGTGTAA